The DNA window GTCAATTTCCCATAAATGCCCAAAATCGGTCCAccatttacaaaattgaatgtGTATGAGAATTTatttcagtaaaaaaaaaatatatatatatatctattgTCGAGTTTGGGACATCCAAGGACGACGAAGAGGACATTGTAAAAGAAAGCGTCCGACAGTGCCCTCAGCCCGAAGACCCAAACATCCTCTGCCGTTGCACATCAGTCGGCCCGTCTCCTACCTCGGACTCACAACGTTTGACATACCACCAAATTAGGGGCCCAAAGAATAGTGGAtcccttgttttttttctctttaaattcttttttttttttttaacaaatttccttttatGACGTAATAATACTTAATGCCCAAATTTTATAACAGAAAAGTTCGTAATtgttctttcaaatttctaaagGCCCAATTGGTAGAAGATTTGATCATGaaagaaaccctaaaccctaatgCAGGATGGAATGGGTGCGGGGATATGTGGCATGATGAAGATCATTGCTCACTATAAGACCCTTCAAACCTTCCCCTCTCACCCCAAACCCTCACTAATGGACCCTCTTACTTCCTACACATGGGATGTTGGGATGTTGCATTTGCATGTGCATTTTTGCAGACTCCCCccactacttttttttttttcttctttattcccCCGCTCCTCCCTATCAAATTCGGTCGATTTTAGCATAATTCACCTGATTAGATTAGAGCATATCGAacataaactttataattttgaatgaagGTTACACAAACTCCACTACTTGGCTCATGTTAGGATGCTcaattaatatgaaaattaagaagaaaaaaaaaaaactaatgttTGATTCATGAAATAAGTggtgtttgaaattttaattcttttttttttttttggataatttaattaatttaattataaattcttttttgtgtAGAGAAAGTGGCAACACGCGTTTCGGGGGAAAAATTGTGGCCACGGACTTGTGTGGGTTTGATTTAAacgtaacattaaataaaagaaaaagcggaaaatagaaataataaaataatgacaCGTGTGAAAGGATATATCATTATCAATGTGGGAATAAATTGGCATTTAATGAGTTGTGATGGCTGATTCAATGTCTCTCCCTctcgttttttaaattaataataaaactaNaaaaaaaaaaaaaaaaaaaaaaaaaaaaaaaaaaaaaaaaaaaaaaacaataacgTAGGAAGTTAAAATTATCCAACGGCCGATGAACCGTTCATTGAATGCACTAAAAGGTGAAGAGAATTTGGAAAGGTGCATGGTTGAGAATTTTGGAACTTTGACTAAcccattattcaaatttaattttatcctttttctttttctttttctttttctcattttaagtAAAGATAATGTTAAAAACGCAACCGTTTTGTAAAGCCCACAACCNatctttcttttttgtattcctctctttcttatctatctatttttttttatttacaagtAGTTTATATAATTGGGCACTTCAATTTGATTAAAGTAAtccaataataaatatatcacCAAAATATCTAAATTGTGATAAATGCGCAATATGGAGACATCTAAATTCCACATTCAAGAAATATGGTCAAAGAAGTAATTGGACGGCAATGGCTAATCTTATAAACAATGATTATGTTAtgtctttttatatatatatatatatatatatatatataagttgtCAAAATGGTGGAGCATGAATTTGATGTTTCTTGTTCCTCCATCAACACAACCATCCATTTTAAATCCCACTGTTTGATTTCATcgatatttttactttttttcttgttagaTAAATAGAGTTGGGGACGAAATTGTATTCCATGTCCAGCCTTATtggttatgaaatatattattagatttaattaaaaaaaaattatatggaaAGGAAAAGGATTGCGGGAAGGGGATCGGGATCGGGTACcacttgaagaaaaaaacgCGGGACATACAGATTTGGACGCTTCCATTTTTAGAATGTGATTTGgatctccatctccatcttCATCTCTCACCGCcaaaacctttttttaaaatctttaacTCAATTTATcctaaacaaataattttataaatattttaattccctttcatttatttgcattatctaaatataatgtatattttaCCCCTGTTAAGTTTTGATAGGGGTAAATGTAGgtatccaaaaataaataataaaatgaagaattaaataatattacgTGTCTATTTTGTGacaatccaactcaaattGTATAATGATAAGgttaaaatttggataaatatttaaaaaataataaatgagttATGAATTGAATGTTGAAGTTGAGGAAGTGGGATGGGAATAGAGCTGAGAGAGAAGGGAATTAAGAAAGAATAAGGTTGGGCCAATGGAAACCAAAAATGAAGGGAGGAAAGGCATTGGGCCAAAAAGGAGCCTGGGGAAGAAGGGGGGAGCATACGTGGCaagtataaaataataattatttaaaagaaaaaaagaaaaaagaaaagggcagGTTGCgttttggagagagagagagagagagagagagaaatataaaaacaaaaatatattggGAGATTTATAAGGAAGCAGAAGGGCGTCTAAGTTCTCTTCATGTAACACCCACAGGGCCCCACACCCCTCTCTCCTTGTCCTTCTTCAATtccttcctttccttttccttttcctttttcttttccttttccttcttctcctcATTTCCGAAACAACGGCGCAAACACTCTGCGTTTTCCTCTCCTTCtctacctctctctctccccatcttcttcacctctctctctctctctctcttcaaaaccctttttactctgtgtttgaattttcaagGGCAGGGAGAGAGAAACCCCATCACTCCCCACTTCGCGAATCACACACAGAAGAGTGTAGGGCTTTGCcttcttttctatttctcttcCCCTCTTTTTTCGACTCCTCATTCTCCTTCTACCTGCCTATACTATAAGCTCTACAACTCATCTCTCAAACAAGATctgatttcctttttcttttcatatctCTCAATTCTCTCTTCAATCGCTTCTTCCTCATGCCTTGGCTTGCTTTTCTCTTGTAATcctgtttttttctcttcaacaTAAATTTCTGCTTTCTCTCCTGGCTTAATCACTTACTCTGGGGAACAACACATATTCTGGGATTCATTGATTCATTCATTTCGGTTTCTGTTTGCTGGGTTGGGTTTAAATGGACGGAAGCTGGGATGGATTGGATTAATGGATGATGGGAGATGGGATTGCGTACCGTCTGACCTCTCTGCATGGGCTGGAATGCTAAGATCTGAACCTGGATGTGAATGGAATCTGATGTATTGGCGACTTCTTGCTTTTCCCTCTTcaggtttttattttatatttttttcatcttcttttttctattttgcaTCCTTATCGTTTCTACTTCTCTGATGGTGGAGGGTTGGTCGGTGTGGTTTCTAATTTCTTGATAATGCTGTTGATTTTCTCTTTACCTTAGAGGTACGTCGATGGGGAAGTTTAAATCGGGGTGGGGGATAGGGGGGTTTTGTTTCTAGGAAGAAGGGCACACTCATACTTAGGTTGAATGAGGACTGACAATCTTCCACTTGGCTGATGTGGGTTCTCtggtttttgtattttgtttccaGGAAATGGGAATTGGAGATGCGTGTGTTGTTGTTATAGTTGAGGCCAAGTGCGACCCCGTTATCGGTAAGTCGTTGGGGTTTGAGTGTCTCGATTTTTGGGCTTAAATGGATTGAAGAATTTTGGGCTTTGGATGCAATGTTCAAGGCATTGCCATCTGGGTTTCTGATTTTGTTATTACTGGCATCTGTTTCTGCTGCCGACAACGGATTTTCGCGATGTAATTGTGATGATGAGGGTAGTTTATGGAGCATCGAGAGCATTTTGGAGTGTCAGCGTGTGAGCGATTTCTTGATTGCTGTGGCCTACTTCTCCATTCCTATTGAGCTTCTCTATTTCGTTAGTTGCTCCAATGTACCCTTCAAATGGGTTCTATTTCAGTTCATTGCCTTCATTGTTCTATGTGGATTGACCCATTTGCTCAATGGCTGGACTTATGGCCCCCACTCCTTCCAGTTAATGCTAGCTCTCACTGTCTTCAAAATCCTCACCGCTCTGGTTTCATGTGCTACTGCTATAACCCTCATCACACTCATTCCTTTGCTTCTCAAGGTGAAGGTGAGAGAGTttatgttgaagaagaagacaaggGATCTAGGAAGAGAAGTTGGAATGATATTGAAGCAGAAAGAAGCTGGCTTACACGTTCGGATGCTTACCCAAGAGATCCGCAAATCGCTCGATCGACATACGATACTTTACACGACCATGTTTGAGTTGTCTGAAACTTTGGGTTTGCACTACTGTGCAGTTTGGATGCCCAATGAGAACAAGACAGTGATGAATTTGACTCATGAGCTGAAAGATAGGAGCTTCTCAAATGGATACAACGTCTCTATACCAATAAGTGATTCTGATGTTATTAAAATCAAGGGCAGCGATGGCGTTAACATTCTTGGGCCTAATTCAGCACTTGTTGTTGCTAACTGCGGTGAGTCTGATGAACGGGGACCGGCAGCAGCGATTAGGATGCCGATGCTTCGTGTTTCCAACTTTAAGGGAGGAACTCCTGAGATAGTTCCGACTTACTATGCAATTTTGGTTTTAGTTCTCCCTGGTGGTCAACCTAGGTCTTGGAGTAACCAGGAACTTGAGATAATAAAGGTGGTTGCTGACCAGGTGGCCGTAGCTCTCTCCCATGCCGCGCTTCTGGAGGAGTCCCAGCTTATGAGAGAGAAACTGGCGGAGCAGAATCGAGCACTGCAGCAGGCCAAGGAGAATGCATTGATGGCAAGCCAAGCTAGAAACTCGTTCCAGAAGGTAATGAGTGATGGGATGAGGAGACCTATGCATTCCATCATGGGTTTGCTTTCGATGTTGCAGAATGAGAGTATGAACGATGACCAAAGAATTATACTCGATGCAATGGTGAGAACTGGCAATGTTGTATCTACATTGATAGATGATGTTATGGAAGACCCAATTAAGGATAGTGCAAGATTTCCGTTGGAGTTGGATATGAGATCCTTTAGGTTACATTCAATGATAAAGGAGGCAGCTTGTCTTGCCAAGTGCTTGTGTGCATATAAGGGCTTTGGTTTTTCCTTTGAAGTTCAGAGGTCTTTGCCCGATCATGTCATGGGCGATGAAAGAAGGGTTTTTCAGGTGCTTTTGCATATGGTTGGTAGCCTATTGTTAAATGACATCAACAACCAAGGAGGAGGATACGCTTTGTTTCGGGTTGTGGCGGAGAGTGGAAGTCAGGGAAGGAATGACCAAAGATGGGGTAACTGGAGACAGAGCTCTTCTGATGGGGATGTGTTTATCAGATTTGAGGTTGGGATAAACAAGAATAATTCTCAATCGAAGGGCTCTATACCGAATGTGGTCTCCGGTGATGGGAGATACGCCAGTGACGGAGCCGAGGAACGCTTGAGCTTTACCATCTGCAAGAAGCTTGTTAAGGTGAGTTCTCGGTATAATCCTTGTCCTTCTCTTTTGAACTTCATTGAAACTACAGATGTTGCACTTTGAAGCTTTGGATTTCTTCTGCTAAACTGTAAATTTTGTTGATGGGGATTTATTACTGGCAGTTGATGCAAGGGAATATATGGGTAATCCCTAATCCTCAAGGATTTACACGAAGCATGGCACTGGTTCTTCGTTTTCAACTCCGGCCCTCCATAGCAGTGGCCATGCCCGAGACTGGCGAGTCGTTTGAGCATCCACACTCCAACTCCATCTTCAGAGGATTGCAAGTTATTTTAGCAGATGGTGACGATATGAACAGAGCTGTAACACGAAAAATGCTGGAGAAGTTGGGGTGCAACGTGATCGCTGTTTGTTCTGGATATGAATGTCTAACAGTGATGGCACCGGGGGGTTCATCAATCCAAGTGGTGCTGTTGGATCTTCATATGTCAGAATTAGATGGTTTTGAAGTTGCAACGAGGATCAGAAAGTTTAGAAGCCAGAATCAGAGGCCAGTGATCATTGCATTAACAGCAAGCGCGGGTGAAGACTGGGAGAGATGCGTGCAGATCGGGATGAACGGCGTGATTCGAAAACCAGTTCAGTTGGAAGGAATCGCCCATGAGATACGTCGGGCATTGGTGCAAGCAAACAAGGTTGTGTGAGGAGGGAGGAAGACGAAATgttttagtattattattatgttgaTAGAGGGAGAGAGTGAAAATGGTATAGAATAGTTGTTGTTGGGGCCACTCTGTTTTGGTTAGGTTGCAAAGAAATGGAACAAATTGGATGAATGGAACCGAATTTTCTTCTGAATCTCATATACCCTTCTCCTTTGCTCTCAGTTTTTTATGTCCTGGATTCTATTCACACATTATTGGGCTTCAAGCCCTTTCAGAAGTAACCATATGGGCTGGATCTACTACCTTCCAATCCATCCTTTATCTAAGCGGGCTTTTACGACATAGGCCCACAAACTGCATTGGCAGcccacattattattattatattattattttcttttctttcttagaTACCCAATAGGCCAATGGAAACTAAAGTTTATTAGAATCATTCACTCTATATATGCAATTCacatcttaaaatatttaagtaattaataataattctttatgTTGCGTCAATGAAATCAACCAAAACAATGGGAAAGAAAAAcgttcttattattatttttaaaataaataaataaataaataatgagtAGGTAAAATGGATGATGCATATAAAGAACAcgacaattttttattttttttaaaaaacgtggaattcaatttgatattttctaaTCCATCACGATCGACTTTTACTCAATTATTGCatccttaaaatatttttttttatttattaaatgattGAGCTAGCAACaagcaccagtggtctagtggtagaatagtaccctgccacggtacagacccgggttcgattcccggctGGTgcattgatttttgtttttagttgtttagggtttaggggtAAAAGAGAAAGGGAATTGGTTTGGAAAGAAGGCTGAGTTGAGAAAGGTGAAGGACAGACATTCAGAGACACAGACAGAAGCAGCAACAACTCTCGCACGTgggagaaaaattaaaaaaaaaaaaacatagtgGGGACAGGGTCAGGGGCACACGTGGGAGGAGAGAATATGTTTTGTCGTTTGTGGAAAGGGGAAACAGAGGGAGTGGGCCTCGCAAGGATTGGGCATTGGATTTTTGCAAAATAGGAAatattacttttcttttgtaactttaatggaaaaaaagcTATGCAATTTTCTAAAGCATCATTTTGTCACATCAATATCCCTTCCATTCTATTCCCTCCCATTTCTACACCCTTCATTTCTCTATTATTTTCCTCCAAATTTCTTCCTCAACTCCCTTTAACATGCCTCATAATCAACATAATCGATAGAATTAACGACACATacattcaaaaaatttcacgACACCTGAAAATTCATATTACTAGtggtttcaatttcaatattatattcCTAAATAATAGAGAACACGATTCAAATTGAAGCAATCTACTTTGATTcgttttatgtttattatcaTAATAGTACATATTCATCTAACTCAAGACGATAATGCGATAATATTCTTCCATTAActaaaaattctaattttcttccGTCTCTAATCAATATAGAATCATATGTATTTGTCAACTAagccaataaaataaataaagagggAGAGAAGGTAGTAATGAGCAAGGTTGATggatttgaaaggaaaaggcgAAACAAAGGGTGTCCCACTAACCATACCAattagttttgttttggtttaaTGGGCTACATTCGGCTTTCATTATACAATAATTTTAGATTAGGGTTGCAAAAAGGGGTGGGGGGCAagtgtttatgaaatgaaacTTAGTGtacaaattaaagtaaatgaAATCAAGTTTTTATGTCTGTTTCTTCATCTCTATCCAATCTCCTTTTGACCATAATTGGGATTGCTTTTTGGATGTTTCAAATCCCTTCTTCCCCACAAATTAATGCATATCTTCAACACAGTCAATGCTCAAACAAGTGGCTAGGGAAAACCATATCTATTAatatccatatatatatatatatatatatatttgggtACAACAATCAACCTTAATCAAATGGTTTGGTGAGATATTGAGGTCATCCAGGATGATAATATATGCTAAACCCTATTTgctaatataatattgtaatCACATTTTAACACCATACCCTAATCAAACTCACCATCTTCTCACCATCTTCCTATTGGTTGACCGACGCTACCCCTAATCTATCATCTTTCAGCTTGTGTTTCTATATATCATCTTAATTTCTGTATCATCTTTAGTTAATTCATTGGATGCGAATAGAAATAGACGAAAAGTAGTTCGGTGATACAATGCTACTTTAATTTCGTTCGAATTGTTTGCTTCATtttgtcatttctcatttgtCAGCTTGTGTTGGGTCGTTTATTGGTATTTAATTAGCGTTTCTCTtccaatttaaatattcaaatatatgttAGGTGAGAATTCAAACCTTCCTATCAAtcaattaagttttttttttaatcatcatATTCTCAGTATCAATCTCATTTAGACTTGGACTCCATTCAACTCATTTACTATTACACCCTCAATCAATACTCAACTTCATTACATCCAAAGTATAGTTGTATGAACATGGCTAAGAATGCAAATGAAAAGTAACAACAACATTGTAATTATAATGCATGTAGAAATTAATAGCTAGAATTAAATACAACTTGTAATGCTTTACAAATCTCAAATCAAATTATGTATTAGCCATAACATAAAAATAGCGAAGAAAAAACACACCACAACTGAAAAGACAACCCATTTATCTTGTTTATTTATCAATCCCAATCACAAAAAAAANNNNNNNNNNNNNNNNNNNNNNNNNNNNNNNNNNNNNNNNNNNNNNNNNNNNNNNNNNNNNNNNNNNNNNNNNNNNNNNNNNNNNNNNNNNNNNNNNNNNNNNNNNNNNNNNNNNNNNNNNNNNNNNNNNNNNNNNNNNNNNNNNNNNNNNNNNNNNNNNNNNNNNNNNNNNNNNNNNNNNNNNNNNNNNNNNNNNNNNNNNNNttttttttttttttttttttttttttttttttttaaattttcatcaGCAACCCTAATTGTTGAATAgatcatcataatcatatcatgtTCTTTGTCTAGTTAGGctaaatgatttgaaatttcaatagGGTGGCCGGACATAAGCGTACCCGTCGTGCCCAAGCTGAACTCCGTTGGGCATCATATCCGGAAGTAAATTATAGAGCGGCAAAGTCGGTTCCGGCATCCCACTTCCCATCTGCCCTCCTCCACTGCCTCTAATTTCCGGCGGTGGGCTTCTCGCACCGCCGTGTGAAGCGGAGCCACTGCCAACTTCATGGTCGTCGGGATCTTCAAGAGGCAACCTTTCATATGTCGCATTAGCAAAAGTAGCAGCAATTACCATAATGGGTCCAGCAGCTACAAGCGACCCAACGACGCTACCGCCGACAACCTGCCCTTGACCGCCGGACAAGTAAACGGTCAGGCCAGTGGACCCAGGTGGGGCCGGACCAGGTAAAAACGCGCCGGTTAAAGAAAGAATCTCGAACCTTCCTTGGAGTGGCATTACGGAGCCAGGGGCAGCGGGCTGACGCAAAGTGACGTTAGCAACCAAACCCGTTGCACTGAGAACACAGACGCCACGCTGGCGTTTACGGGCGAATTGAGCGATGGAATCCGCCACGTCAGACCCCGCAGCGACCTCTAGGACGTAGCTTCTTAGGGCGTTGGGACTGTCACGCGTGACGAAGATAGGCGGTTTGGGTTTGTTCTTAGATCCAGGTGGACGACCTCTTGGCCTTCGAGTTCCAGCCTCGACCGCCCCTTCTGTAAGCTCGTCACGGTTGTTGTCGtcttcgtcgtcgtcgtctcGACTGCCGCTTCCACCGCCGCTGTTTTCATCGCTTTGTTTGTAAATGGGCGAGTTGATTGCTGTGGGGTGATGATGATCCACTCCCGACAGCCCCACCTGCGTTGTCCACCAAGGATTCGCCAGACTTCAATTAATCGATCCCtcaatctaaatttaaaaaaaaaaacaaaaacaaaattgattaattctgagagaggagaagaaaatggaatggAGGAGTAGCAGAGAAATAAGAATAAACCCAGAGATTATAATATTGTGCAAATTTTGGGCCTAtaacaaccaaacaaattaaattatttgattcatctatttatttatttatttatttatttatataagtGGAAAACGTAgtctttgtttataatatttatatattataaaagaaatggtGTGATGATCAGCACTGCTTTTAGGGGTTCTtggaaattagggtttggtgAGTGGCGTGCGCG is part of the Cucurbita pepo subsp. pepo cultivar mu-cu-16 chromosome LG03, ASM280686v2, whole genome shotgun sequence genome and encodes:
- the LOC111790143 gene encoding ethylene receptor 2-like, with protein sequence MFKALPSGFLILLLLASVSAADNGFSRCNCDDEGSLWSIESILECQRVSDFLIAVAYFSIPIELLYFVSCSNVPFKWVLFQFIAFIVLCGLTHLLNGWTYGPHSFQLMLALTVFKILTALVSCATAITLITLIPLLLKVKVREFMLKKKTRDLGREVGMILKQKEAGLHVRMLTQEIRKSLDRHTILYTTMFELSETLGLHYCAVWMPNENKTVMNLTHELKDRSFSNGYNVSIPISDSDVIKIKGSDGVNILGPNSALVVANCGESDERGPAAAIRMPMLRVSNFKGGTPEIVPTYYAILVLVLPGGQPRSWSNQELEIIKVVADQVAVALSHAALLEESQLMREKLAEQNRALQQAKENALMASQARNSFQKVMSDGMRRPMHSIMGLLSMLQNESMNDDQRIILDAMVRTGNVVSTLIDDVMEDPIKDSARFPLELDMRSFRLHSMIKEAACLAKCLCAYKGFGFSFEVQRSLPDHVMGDERRVFQVLLHMVGSLLLNDINNQGGGYALFRVVAESGSQGRNDQRWGNWRQSSSDGDVFIRFEVGINKNNSQSKGSIPNVVSGDGRYASDGAEERLSFTICKKLVKLMQGNIWVIPNPQGFTRSMALVLRFQLRPSIAVAMPETGESFEHPHSNSIFRGLQVILADGDDMNRAVTRKMLEKLGCNVIAVCSGYECLTVMAPGGSSIQVVLLDLHMSELDGFEVATRIRKFRSQNQRPVIIALTASAGEDWERCVQIGMNGVIRKPVQLEGIAHEIRRALVQANKVV
- the LOC111790297 gene encoding AT-hook motif nuclear-localized protein 20-like; translated protein: MAGSERRNTPPTRLQSQAPASIVINRASNWNVAIPLLTPLVSASPCGNSSQDVLLTAENKAREETKGLTVTKWQHPACPFLANPWWTTQVGLSGVDHHHPTAINSPIYKQSDENSGGGSGSRDDDDEDDNNRDELTEGAVEAGTRRPRGRPPGSKNKPKPPIFVTRDSPNALRSYVLEVAAGSDVADSIAQFARKRQRGVCVLSATGLVANVTLRQPAAPGSVMPLQGRFEILSLTGAFLPGPAPPGSTGLTVYLSGGQGQVVGGSVVGSLVAAGPIMVIAATFANATYERLPLEDPDDHEVGSGSASHGGARSPPPEIRGSGGGQMGSGMPEPTLPLYNLLPDMMPNGVQLGHDGYAYVRPPY